A stretch of Saccharothrix texasensis DNA encodes these proteins:
- a CDS encoding pyridoxamine 5'-phosphate oxidase family protein, whose translation MSRRALITMTTDEVRAFLEEQRVVTVATIGPNGRPHLVPLWFVVEDGELAGWTYRASQKVANLRRKPEATLQLEAGETYDQLRGVTMECDARLVEEQAEVTRIGAAVAARYSGHSGPELDAFVAAQAVKRVGLRFAPTSVVSWDHRKLSGSY comes from the coding sequence ATGTCCCGCCGGGCGCTGATCACGATGACGACCGACGAGGTGCGCGCGTTCCTGGAGGAGCAGCGCGTGGTCACGGTGGCCACCATCGGCCCGAACGGCCGGCCTCACCTCGTGCCGCTGTGGTTCGTCGTGGAGGACGGCGAACTGGCCGGCTGGACGTACCGGGCGTCGCAGAAGGTGGCGAACCTGCGCCGCAAGCCCGAGGCCACGTTGCAGCTGGAGGCGGGGGAGACCTACGACCAGCTGCGCGGCGTGACCATGGAGTGCGACGCGCGGCTGGTCGAGGAGCAGGCGGAGGTCACCCGCATCGGCGCGGCGGTGGCCGCCCGCTACTCCGGGCACAGCGGGCCGGAACTGGACGCGTTCGTGGCCGCGCAGGCGGTGAAACGGGTCGGGCTGCGCTTCGCGCCCACCTCCGTCGTCTCCTGGGACCACCGCAAGCTGAGCGGGTCTTACTGA
- a CDS encoding discoidin domain-containing protein: protein MRVNPTLRRPLALGAAAVATSLLAALTIAAAPGEVVAQAAAAAATSPFDIPGRGADVPFVEHEAEAAATNGTKIGPGRRQGTLEGEASGRRAVTLSGQGKYVEFTLTEPANSIDLRYSVPDGNNGAGITAPLSLYLDGAKTTSLTLTSKYAWRYGGYPYANDPNQGKPHHLYDSTRALFGRTLAAGSKVRLQVDAGDTAPSYTIDLADFELVAPAATRPANSVSVTDHGATPNDGSNDNAAFDAAVAAAKASGREVWIPAGRFTVTKHVTVDQVTVRGAGHWHSVVAGDRVGFYGLGEPSSCGQGGNSGASTRVGLHDFAIIGEVTNRVDCDQTNAIGGALGGGSVISGMFLQHTKVGLWLDGPFSGLTIRNNKVVDQLADGMNLHRGISNVLIEHNLFRNISDDGIAFWSEQQADHSNTIRRNTVVVPMKANGIAIYGGRDNVATENVVADTQDQGGGIHVGNRFSSVPLSGTTTLSKNTTLRAGVLDSNWQFGVGALWFDARDGAMNGRIDVTDTDLIDSNYEAIQFISGTITNVHFDGVRINGAGTFGIQLQSPGAASFTNVTATGLGRAGIYSCLGENGFQLTKGAGNSGWDGPSYCGPWPDPIYTDPTNPPTSTSTTTTTTTTTTTTVPPGGNLARGKAVSASTANGGFPAAQTVDGDPNTYWESANNQFPQSLTVDLGRSENVGRLVLKLPPPTAWEARTQTLSVSGSADGANFSPLVASTGFRFDPASGNQVTVPVSGAHRHLRLTFTGNTAWPAAQLAELEVYASSTTTTTTTTTSPPPQGNVARGKPVQSSANGGFPGGNAVDGDATTYWESPNNAFPQTFTVDLGSRIAVNRVVLKLPPAAAWAARTQTLSVSGSADGASYSQLAASAGFRFDPASGNQVSIPVSANHRYLRLTVTGNTGWPAAQLAEFEAYAG from the coding sequence ATGCGAGTCAACCCCACCCTCCGGCGTCCCCTGGCGCTCGGCGCGGCGGCGGTGGCCACGTCCCTGCTAGCCGCCCTCACGATCGCCGCCGCGCCGGGCGAGGTCGTCGCCCAGGCCGCCGCCGCGGCGGCCACCTCGCCGTTCGACATCCCCGGCCGGGGCGCCGACGTGCCCTTCGTGGAGCACGAGGCCGAAGCCGCCGCCACCAACGGCACGAAGATCGGGCCCGGCCGCCGCCAGGGCACGCTGGAGGGCGAGGCGTCCGGCCGCCGCGCCGTGACCCTGTCCGGCCAGGGCAAGTACGTCGAGTTCACCCTCACCGAGCCCGCGAACTCGATCGACCTGCGCTACAGCGTCCCGGACGGGAACAACGGCGCGGGCATCACCGCGCCCCTGTCGCTCTACCTCGACGGAGCGAAGACCACCAGCCTCACGCTCACGTCGAAGTACGCGTGGCGCTACGGCGGCTACCCCTACGCCAACGACCCGAACCAGGGCAAGCCGCACCACCTCTACGACTCGACCCGCGCCCTGTTCGGCCGCACGCTCGCCGCGGGCTCGAAGGTCAGGCTCCAGGTCGACGCGGGCGACACCGCGCCGTCCTACACGATCGACCTGGCCGACTTCGAGCTCGTCGCGCCGGCCGCCACCCGGCCCGCGAACTCGGTCTCCGTCACCGACCACGGCGCCACGCCGAACGACGGCTCGAACGACAACGCCGCCTTCGACGCCGCGGTCGCCGCCGCCAAGGCCTCCGGCCGCGAGGTGTGGATCCCGGCCGGCCGGTTCACCGTCACCAAGCACGTCACCGTCGACCAGGTCACCGTCCGCGGCGCGGGCCACTGGCACAGCGTGGTCGCCGGCGACCGGGTCGGCTTCTACGGCCTCGGCGAGCCGTCCAGCTGCGGCCAGGGCGGCAACTCCGGCGCGAGCACCCGCGTCGGCCTGCACGACTTCGCGATCATCGGCGAGGTCACCAACCGGGTCGACTGCGACCAGACCAACGCCATCGGCGGCGCGCTGGGCGGCGGCTCGGTGATCTCCGGCATGTTCCTGCAGCACACCAAGGTCGGCCTGTGGCTGGACGGCCCGTTCTCCGGCCTCACGATCCGCAACAACAAGGTCGTCGACCAGCTCGCGGACGGCATGAACCTGCACCGCGGCATCAGCAACGTGCTGATCGAGCACAACCTGTTCCGCAACATCAGCGACGACGGCATCGCGTTCTGGTCGGAGCAGCAGGCCGACCACAGCAACACGATCCGCCGCAACACGGTGGTCGTGCCGATGAAGGCCAACGGCATCGCGATCTACGGCGGGCGCGACAACGTCGCCACCGAGAACGTCGTGGCCGACACCCAGGACCAGGGCGGCGGCATCCACGTCGGCAACCGCTTCTCCTCGGTGCCCCTGTCCGGCACGACCACCCTGTCGAAGAACACCACGCTGCGCGCGGGCGTGCTCGACTCGAACTGGCAGTTCGGCGTGGGCGCGCTCTGGTTCGACGCCCGCGACGGCGCGATGAACGGCCGGATCGACGTCACCGACACCGACCTGATCGACAGCAACTACGAAGCCATCCAGTTCATCAGCGGCACCATCACGAACGTCCACTTCGACGGTGTGCGCATCAACGGCGCGGGCACGTTCGGCATCCAGCTCCAGTCGCCGGGCGCGGCGTCGTTCACCAACGTCACCGCCACCGGCCTGGGCCGCGCGGGCATCTACAGCTGCCTGGGCGAGAACGGGTTCCAGCTCACCAAGGGCGCGGGCAACTCCGGCTGGGACGGCCCGTCGTACTGCGGCCCGTGGCCGGACCCGATCTACACCGACCCGACCAACCCGCCGACCAGCACCAGCACGACCACGACCACCACGACGACCACCACCACCACGGTCCCGCCGGGCGGCAACCTGGCCAGGGGCAAGGCGGTCAGCGCCTCCACCGCGAACGGCGGCTTCCCGGCCGCCCAGACCGTCGACGGCGACCCGAACACCTACTGGGAGAGCGCCAACAACCAGTTCCCGCAGTCGCTGACCGTCGACCTGGGACGGTCGGAGAACGTCGGCCGCCTGGTGCTGAAGCTCCCGCCGCCCACCGCGTGGGAAGCGCGCACGCAGACCCTGAGCGTGTCGGGCAGCGCGGACGGCGCGAACTTCAGCCCACTGGTGGCCTCGACCGGGTTCCGGTTCGACCCGGCGTCCGGCAACCAGGTCACCGTCCCGGTCTCCGGCGCCCACCGCCACCTGCGGCTGACGTTCACCGGCAACACCGCCTGGCCGGCCGCCCAGCTGGCCGAGCTGGAGGTCTACGCGTCGAGCACCACCACGACCACGACCACCACCACGTCACCGCCGCCGCAGGGCAACGTGGCGCGCGGCAAGCCGGTCCAGTCCTCGGCCAACGGCGGCTTCCCCGGCGGCAACGCGGTCGACGGCGACGCCACCACCTACTGGGAGAGCCCGAACAACGCCTTCCCGCAGACGTTCACCGTCGACCTGGGCAGCCGGATCGCGGTGAACCGGGTCGTGCTGAAGCTCCCGCCCGCCGCGGCGTGGGCCGCGCGCACCCAGACGCTGAGCGTGTCCGGCAGCGCGGACGGCGCGAGCTACAGCCAACTGGCGGCGTCGGCCGGGTTCCGGTTCGACCCCGCGTCGGGCAACCAGGTGAGCATCCCGGTCTCGGCGAACCACCGCTACCTGCGGCTGACCGTCACCGGCAACACGGGCTGGCCCGCCGCCCAGCTCGCCGAGTTCGAGGCGTACGCGGGCTGA